A window of the Harmonia axyridis chromosome 5, icHarAxyr1.1, whole genome shotgun sequence genome harbors these coding sequences:
- the LOC123680198 gene encoding uncharacterized protein LOC123680198: MKKENGENYKELVVKTMWNTVAKKMQEMYFVKWKIIFDPFKDIIFKSSREARNAKRRNLQTCANKRKCSSASLKLDEYYAMVSLWDENTPAGLQRKFYHIASVELAWRGGEAVNCKVHYFKEEVDNSGMKTGRVEYNPLFNKTAQGGEKKMAESKWLVPNTKNPTFCPVRLIKILMVKRSSRMTTDRLFLTINPSWNKELSSGWYKNTPVRKNELSKWTKEAAEKAGLNTKGIKITNHSIRSTAVSNLAKAGVKALLE; the protein is encoded by the exons atgaagaaggaaaacggtgaaaattacaaagaactagttgtgaagacaatgtggaacaccgttgcaaaaaaaatgcaagaaatgtattttgtgaagtggaaaataatttttgacccaTTTAAAGACATTATCTTTAAGTCTAGTAGGGAAGCTCGTAATGCGAAAAGAAGGAATTTGCAGACGTGTGCAAATAAAAGGAAGTGCAGCTCTGcttcattgaaattggatgAGTATTATGCAATGGTTTCATTATGGGATGAAAACACTCCAGCAGGACTCCAACGGAAATTTTACCATATCGCTTCAGTGGAACTTGCCTGGAGAGGTGGAGAAGCAGTAAACtgcaaagttcattattttaaagAGGAAGTGGATAATTCTGGGATGAAAACAG GAAGAGTAGAATATAATCCTCTCTTCAATAAAACGGCACAgggtggagaaaaaaaaatggccgaAAGTAAATGGCTGGTCCCTAACACGAAGAACCCAACCTTTTGTCCAGTCCGCCTAATTAAAATTCTGATGGTTAAACGTTCATCTAGAATGACAACTGATAGATTATTCTTAACGATTAACCCATCCTGGAACAAAGAACTTTCAAGTGGATGGTATAAAAACACTCCAGTGCGAAAAAATGAACTTTCGAAATGGACTAAAGAAGCAGCAGAGAAGGCAGGATTGAAtacaaaaggaataaaaataacaaaccacTCTATACGGTCGACAGCAGTCAGTAACTTAGCTAAAGCAGGG